The DNA sequence CAGGCTCTGCCCCGGCCTCCGCCCGTTCCTGCCCGGCGGTCGGGGCTTTATCTGCTGAACGCCCCGCCGGCCCGAGcggcccccccgcgcccccgACACCTTTCTTGATCCCGAGCCGGAAAAACCCAAACCCCCCCCGCAGCACCGGGCACGGCTTGGGCAGGGCCCCCCGAGCCCCTCCTCGgtccccccccgcagcccccggcttTCCCTCGGGGTCTCTCTGGCGGTTTTCTCCTTTCGGGGAGCTCGGCGCCTTCTGCCCCTGCTGAACCTCGAGGTGAGAGCGGGCCCGGCCTCCCTGCACCGCAGCTCCGTCCCCTCGCTCCCACCGCCACGGcaggaagcaaagcaaagcaaagcaaggcgCTGCGCAGCCCCTTTCCTTCACTCAGATGATGTTTGTCCAGGGAGATGTTGGCTCTGGCCATCCAGAAGGGAAGCTCCCTCCTGCAGCGCTACAATTTGCTGTTAAATGCACCCCTGGCATCAGCAGCGCGTCCGTCCTGTGCCCAGGGGTGGCCACGTGCAAGCGATGGCATCTGCAGCTTGCCTGCTGCGGGGCCAGCACCAGGCTTTGCGCCTACAACAGGAGGGAAAACCACTCGACAGAAAGCAAATCATCCCCACGGGGCCGTGCAGCCACCCCTCCGTGCACATACACAGGCATGGAGCAGTCAGGAAACAAATGTGGtgatggagaagaaaagcaacagCCGAAATGTCACCGTTTGATCtgattttctcctttccctgttTACTTGCAGCCATTTTGCTCCTCTGGACCAGCCCCATGATCCCCGAGAACCCCGCTGGGGAGGAGCTGGCGTGATTTCCCCCCTGCCTCGGTTCCCCAACACCACCAGACCCCGACGCACGGCTGTCCGCACCGGTTCATGTGTGGCAGGGAGTGCAGACGGGAACGAGAGCCTGTCCTCGGGGATGGCAGCGTGCCCCAGGCAGGCCCTGGTGGAACACAGCGATAATAATGATCTCAGCAAAACCACTGAAACACAGCGACCGCGCCGAGGCCACCCTGCACGTGCCTGTGGGGCATCAGGGAGCCCTGGGAGCGATCCCGTGCCAGCCCCTCGGGCAGCAAGTGGGGATCGGCAGCACGAGCCCATCCTGccggtgctgtggggctggggctgggcagctcCCGCTGCCCATGTCCATGCCCTCACATGGGGACCTCTGTGCCCTGCTCCATCTGggtgaggcagggaaggagacatcccctgctggggctggaaggggctggggctgcccccatTCTCCCCACAGCCTGCCTTGGCCCTGCACAGAAGAccccctgctctgctgaggGTGCTGGCTAGGGCTGGAGGGTGGCACAAGAGCGGACTCCCAGCccatattatattttaaaatgtaataacaGCACGGTGTCTATTTTCGTAGATGGAACAGATCATTTCTGGAAGAAGGCCATAAATCTCAAAGGGAGGGGAAATAATTTGGCCAAGGTCATGTTAAGGCAGCACCAGtgttaaagggaaaaatattaaaataacaacaaaaaaaagcagctgagggCTTGGAGTGCTGTGCCATTTTGCCCCCAAGCCCCTTCCCCAGTCTGGGAACCCAGTCCCCTCTGCCCCGTCGcttcccagcagcacccccagagcagagggagctgggacGGGAGGGGCTGCCTGGGAGAGCCCCAGGGACCCCAGAGAATGGCCCCAGGCAGGGGCCTGGTGCCTGCACCCTCAGCGCAGCCCAGAGTCAGTGCAGGGCATTGATGGAGGGAAGTGCCACAGGCCCGGCCGTGTCCTGCAGGGAGGGGGGGCGCTGGCAGCCCCCCAGTGACCTTCAGAGCACCCgggctgggcagtgctgtcGCTGCCTCCCACCCATGCTGAGAGGTGGAAAGGGGGCAAGAGGCAGGCGCTTGAGGGGCGATGGGGTACGGCAGTGCCGAGGCGGGGGCTGCTCGTTTATCTGAGGCTCTGGAGCTGGTCCCAGCCAGCTGCGGGGCAGAGAggtgtggggatggggagagccCTGCCAAGGGGCCCCGCATCCTGGGGATCTCCTGGAGCACCCCTCGGGTGGGTGCGAGCaccacctcctgcagccagccAAGGGCCCCGGCCACAGCCGACGGGAACGCTGCCGAGCGGGCACGAGGCCGGAACCCCCCGAGGCCCCCCCCGAGACCCCCCCCCGAGGCCTCGCTGTGCTCCCGATGCTTCCGCCGGGCTCAGCCCCGGCAGGTGCCGTCCCCGAGCGCCGCTCGCCCCCCCCTCGGCTGCTCCCGGGACTCCGCTGCTGCCCTCCCCGCGCCACAGCGGCCGGGGCCGCCGGCTGGAGCCCCCCCGCGGAGCTGCGCCCCCCCCGCTTCCTCCCCCGGCTGcttcccgtcccccccccccctttgcaTCGCCGTCCAAGCAGCCTTTGTGGCTCCGAGCGGTGTTTCCAGGgtgcggggggctcgggggtgGGGGAGCtcaggggggagggggggcagcgCGGCCCCCGGCAGCCGCGGGCACGGCCCCGGGCGGGCGCCGGGGGAGCAGCGGCTCCGGGCGGCCCCGGCGCGGCTCCGCCGGGCTCTTGCTGCCCTCTGCCGCCCGCAGCCGCTCCCGGCCGGGGCCtgccgggggtggggggcgggatGGCGGCGGCCCCCAGCCGCAGGGCGCTCCCCGGGGCCTCGCCCAAGCACCGGCCGCTCACCGCCgggcccccgcagccccccaggggcgccctgggcagctcgggggggctctgcccagctctgcccccgCGGCTGCCCCCAGGCGGGGAGCTGTCACCGCCGGTGCCCGAAGGGACAGCCCCGCACCTTCGCGTCTCGGTCACCTCCCGGCGTCCCCCCGAGCAGCGACCACCTCGtacctcccccccccgccgcgcACACACGCCGCAGGCTCATCTGCTGGCAGCCTCCTCCTTGTGGCTGCCGGCCAGGGAAGGGGATGTTTAGGGGATGAGTAACATCCTTCCTGGCAAGGCTTCTGCCCGCTCCTGGAAGCGTGCTGGGGGCACCGGGAAGCTCAGCCCCTTTGCCTGCCCCTTACCCCAGTCAGCCAGGGAAAGATGCCAAGAGCAggaggcagcctggggctggggccagggCAAAGGGACGCAGATGGAGCCCATTTGCACCATGGAAGGGGCGGAGGAGTCGCAGGTGccagggagaggggagagaggatGCAgcgtggcaaggcaggaggcacAGGTTGGGGGAGGCAGCCCAGGCTCcccccagagcagggctggaagcCAGAGCCTGGCTCAGCGCTGCCAGAAACGGCTTATTTTGGAAAGGAGGCGTCTTGGCTGAGCGTACAGTGCGTGGAGCTGCTGACGCTGGGGAACAGGACAGCTCTCGGGGAGCAGCCACTGCTCGCAGGCCGATGCTATTCATCTTCAGCCTGGGGCTGAACCTgacccagcagcaccaggaccaGATCCCTAACTCCTGAGTCACTGCTGTAGAGGGGTTTGGATGCCCCAGCACGATGCCCAGGGCCACAGCTCACCCTTCCCAAAGCCTGAATGTGAAACAGGCTGGTACCAAGCAGGGAGCCCAGAGCTCTCGCCAGCACAGGGCCGGGTACGACACCAAGCCTTGAgcggggaaactgaggcacacaAGCTGCTGGGAGCCTTTCACCCCACCCACCAGACTctgcccctccccagctccgAGGCCAGCACaggttttgcagcagcagccagatcTGCTCCATCCCCAGGCCCAAGGAGCCCCTGCGGGGACagtgccccccagcagccccaccgCCTCCTGAgccggggggcacgggggggcaggcaggggccGGCAGCAGCCTTGTGGCCCCTCACTGTGCCCAGACGTGGCTCGGGAGCTCCTTCTGTCCTCAGGCTGCCAGAGGCTTGGGACGCACTGAGCCAGGcccagggacaggcagcatggggaCGGAGCAGCCGAGCTGCgggtgccccagcccagccccgccgcACACTGCAGCGTTGTGGCCCAGCTGGTTTTTCCAGAGCTGTATCCAAGGGGTGAAATCAGATCTCAAGGGAAGGGAGCAGGCACGTTCCTGGCTGCGCAGAGGAGCTGTCGAGGCAACGCCAGGAGCTGAGGCAGTCGCTGAGCaccacggccccggccccggctgctgccctgggagcCCCCATGGAGCCCCCACCCAGGGCAGCGATCCCACGACCCCACGGCCTGGGCTGTGCCTTGCTGCCCCGACTCCTTTGTTTGCAGACTGCAGCAGAGATGCCCTGCCCTCGGGCCCTGGCAGTTCCGCTGCATTGTTTTGTGCCATCAGATACGGAGGGAGCAGCCCCAGAGGACTGGGACAGGAACAGGAACGCTGCTGGGGGTAGGACAACTCTCCCAGGGAAGGAAGAGCAGCGCGAAGCAAGGAAGTTTCCCCCACccagggaaggtgttttttggtCAGGGCTTGTCTAGACTTGGAGCAACCGCTGCGTAAGCACATTGAGAGCACGCAGCAAGCCCAGGGCGCACATGGCCCCCACTGTGCCCAGCCAGAAGGGACCTGGCTGCACTAACCGGGGATGGAGCTGGTGGTCTCAGGGGGggccctgggtcctcctgggccCTGACCACCACTCCTGGGTACAGCAAAGAGCCTGATATGTGCCCAGGCAAAGGGGCCACTGGGCTTCCCTGTGCCACGAGAGCCACAGCTCCCCTTGCCCCACACCAAGCATgagccccatccccgtcccgcACACCCCGGCTTCCACAACAGAGCAGCCcccagagctggagctgccgCCTTCCCCCGCCGCactccttcagcagcagcaggacgcaGGCAGCTCcgagcctcccttggctccagCACCCGCAGccaagggagctgcaggcacacagcGTCACTTTTTCCAAGAGGCTCCATccaccttcccttccccctgccGCAGCGCTGGGAAGCACAGAGGCTCCTCTAGGGTCagggcagcgtggggctgggagccacacagccacacacagcagccccagccccccccccaggcccaggacaggcaggcagcatgggccccagccccagggcttcCCCCATCCTGGCACCCTGCTCCTCGCCTCAGCCAGGCCTCGCACAAAGCTCAGGCCCCACACCAGACCCGTGTTGCAGCCCCCAGGTCTTCTACCTCCCGAGAAGCACCTGAGGGTGCTCCTCTGCCCCACTGCCTCTTGGAGGGAGGGGTGGCAGGAGAAcaattccccccccctcccccagcaaTGTTTTCAACACCTTGACAGGTCCCCCAGCAATCGCTCCAGCTCCATCAGAACACGGCTGCTTCAGTCGGTCCCTGCTGTCCCGTCAATCCCCACTTGAGCCCTGTGTCCCAGCACAACCCCCAGGGGCTCCTCagcaccccccacccccaccccgtGCACAGCAGACACCCCCTGCCGAGGGGCCCTTTGAAGAGGAAGCCCTGAACTCTTCAGCCCATCCACTCCAAGGCCAGAAGCATCCATGGAGCAAGAGAACAGGCCCAAGACAGACATTTTTTAAGGATGatctaatttaaaaaacacatttttacaaaaacaTCATCATGGAAATGCATGTAGTTTAACAAGAGGCCCACAGCTCCAGTGCCAGCTGTAGATCGGAGATGGGGCTGGGATGTGGCCCCCTTCTCACCTTCCCAGGGAGGTAGGAGCCCTGTGCCCAGCTCCacatccctctccctccccccctttacCACAGAAgatttctccccttccccctaCCCCCTAAAGGATCAGCTGAAGCTGCAGCAGACAAAGGGTCAGGAGCAGCCCTGCACCCCGAGCCAGGCGCAAGCAGGCGGGCAAGGAGCAGCCTGGGCACCCCGGCcgctggcagccagcagcactttTAAAGGTAATCAGGGAGCAGAAGGGCTCTGGCTTGCTCCAATCCTTTCAAAAAAGGCAGTgcaagcccagcagctgtcctccTCCCCTTGTGCTCATGAGGATTTGTGCTCATAAGGCGGTGTAATTTGACAGGGACAACACGCGtgcagcaccaggcagcctcAGATGCCCGACGAGTTCGCTCGCTGCTGTTTGCtggccccaaatccaccccccGTGccgccctccctccccgccaCGCAGCGGGCTGGGAAAGGGGCTGCAGAGCGTGACTCAGGCCGGTGGGACCAgggccccccctccccacgctccccagccctgcacagccccggcTTTGCCGTGTGCCGGAGCCGCGGCACAgctgggagcggggctgggcagggctggcggCAGCGAGGAGCCCGCAGGGAGCACGAGGCGCACGGTCCCCCCCCGGCTGAGGCACGGGGCAGCGTCGGCAGTCTGGGGCGCGTGGCCCGCGCGCAGCTCAGGGGGTGCCCCGGTAGCTGTAGTGATTGTGCTCCAAGTCGCTCCTGGTCAGTGGCAGGCTGGGCCTGCGCTCCGGGTCCTGCCTGTCGCATGGCAGGGGCGGCCGGTGCTTGAAGAAGTCAGAGACGTAGCGGACCTGGAAGAGCCGGACAGGGCTGGGGCTTGGGGGCTGCTCCCACACCCCTGTAGGGTGGCGGCCGCCCAGCTCCCCCCACAGCCCCGGGCCCTGGCACCAGCCTCGTGGGGTCCTGCCAGGGCTGCGCGCCCCAAGGCGGGGACACCGCCCCCGTgggcagaggggagggggaTGCTTACAATGAGGACGGCGATGAGAGCGCCCTggagcagccctgccagcacGTCGCTCCAGTGGTGCTTGTAGTCAGAGACCCTGGTGTAGCCCACGTAGATGGCGAAGGCGATGAGGAAGAACTGGATGGTGGGGCGCAGCAGCCGGGCCCACTTCCCCACCAGCCGTGCCTGCACGTAGAGCTGGGGGGGCGCAGAGCCGTCACCCAGAGCGGGGGCAGCGCCCTGGGgccctccctccccacagcaCCACACTTACCGCCAGGAACATCATGCAGTACATCCCGAAGGAGGAGTGCCCGGAATAGAAGGACAGCCTGGGGGCCGACGGGAGGGGTCAGGCCAAGGGAGGGGGCcgccagccccctgccagctccctgccctgcggCCCCTCTGGGGCAGCTGCGAGCCCAGGGACCCAGGGACATGTGGCTTGGCCCCACAGCTCACCTGGACTCGGTGACGTCCCTGCCCTCCCCCCGGCAAATGTTCTCCAGCTGCACATAGGTGGAGCAGTTCACCCTGGACCAGTCGGGATTGCAGACAGCCAGGAAGTTGGGCCGCAGGCGGCCGATCATGTACTTGGCCAGGTCGGTGAGGGACTGGCTGATGGCCCCCCCGAAGAGGAAGGTCCCCACCACCTTGtagagggcagccaggtagttGTTGAACTCCGACTTGGAGTAGAGGCGCTCCGTGTAGACCAGGTATGCCTCCCCTGATGAGATCTGCAGAGAGCAAGGGCCGAAGGGTGAGGGTCCCAGTTCCAGGGCCATGGGATTCtctggcaggctgcagcagaggagccCCCAGCACTCTCCCAGGGCCTGCCCTCACCCCTCAGGATCCCAGCCCCACGAGCCAGGGGGCTCATCCCCTCAGGGGAACGCCCAGCCCTTTGGCCAGAgggccctgcagccctgccgGGGGCCTGGAGGGGAGCACGGCGCTTCCTTACAATGAGGACGGTGCAGGTGATGGTGACCCCAGCCATGAGGCCATGAGTGATGGTGTCCGCCTTGTAGGGGTAGCGGATGGAGTCATCATTGCAGTAGAAGCCCCGTTTGTACGGGGAGTTCACCAGCGTCAGGATGACGAAGGGCAGAGATGCTGCAAggcagagagaaggagaggcCTGGGGTACCTGCGCCTGCAGGCTCCACGCAGGTACCCAGCACATACGGCGTCCCCATCCCACATCCCCCCAGTTCCTGCTCCCCACTGCTGGGGAAGGATCCTGCACCTAGGGCAGCacgctggccctgctgctgatAGGGTGCTATCAGAGCTcgcagctgcctgcagcacccagaTACCGCAGCCGATGGCTGCTCTCAGGCACCCCCAGAGCTCCTCCCTGGGCTGCAGACCCAGGGCTGATGATGCACCCACTCCTCACATTCCCTGGGATGTTTCAGCCAAGGAGGTCAGAGCTTCTTAGGGTTAACGAGCACAGGTGTCTTGCAAACCTGTTTTCCACCAGGGAAAGTGCCTTCAGGCCCTCGATGGTCCAGGCAGGACCCTCACGAGGCATGGGCAGAGCCAGAGCCTGGAAGGCGCAGCCCAGCTGGTGGGGgacccagcccctgcccacgctctcccttcccacagccctgctcttGGCGGCCTCTCCCCGCCTCCCGGCAGGGCTCTGCACCGGTGCTGAGACTGGCTGGCTCAGTCCAGCTGAGGAGGCTTTTCCACCCTGTGCACGCCAGCCCTGGCCATGGGCATCTTCAAGCTCTTCCTCTGCACATCCCAGCAACCAAGAGGGGATTCAGGGGCGGTCTCAGCCCCCTGCCACAGCCCTCACCGGCAGCCGACCTCCTGCCCTCGGGGTCACTCGCTGCAGCAGCGCCCGGCCGGGTGCGATGCTCTCCCTGCGGGGACCGGGTGCAGAAAGCCCCTTCCTCCCTGGCCCTGACGTCCACCTTAAGCCTGGGCTTCTTTCCCGGTTCCGCCTTCATAAAGCGATTTCCGCCTGCCCATTGTTTACCCGTCTCCAGGGAAAAGCCCCCACCTTTGTCCCCGGCGGGCACCTTCCCCGCAGCGCTGCGCCACGGGGGTCCCTGTGTGCCCTGGGCCCGCCACCTCGGGCTCATCCGAGTGCACAGAATCCCCCTGCTGCTTCCAGGCCTCCAAATCCACCGTCTCCACGCTCTCCTCAGGCAGAAGCaaaagcagccaaaaaaaagcTGCGCAAAAGCCAGGCCAAGCCGTAACCGCTGCCGCCCGGCGGAGGAGCCAGGTGCCCGGTGCTTTCAGACGCCTCTGCGAGCGCTTCAAACGTTCGTTTGCTGCTCAGATTAGCTGCCGCTTCTCTTTTTGGATAATTTCAACCCCCGAAAAAGCTCccctaaaaataaaaggcacCCGCGCACGAGAGAAAAGAGACTCAAACAACAACAGGATCCTGCCCCTCTCCACCGGTGCTTAGAGAGCCCAAGAAAGCAATTCCCCGGTGCAGGAGGCCGAAATTACGACCCGGGCCTTTATTTTTAGCCCATCCGTCTCAATTAGGCGCTTGCCAGCGTCGGTTTTAGAAACGGGCGGAGGCTGCCCGGGAGGAGGCACC is a window from the Anas platyrhynchos isolate ZD024472 breed Pekin duck chromosome 29, IASCAAS_PekinDuck_T2T, whole genome shotgun sequence genome containing:
- the PLPP2 gene encoding phospholipid phosphatase 2 → MERRKVFVALDVLCVVVASLPFVILTLVNSPYKRGFYCNDDSIRYPYKADTITHGLMAGVTITCTVLIISSGEAYLVYTERLYSKSEFNNYLAALYKVVGTFLFGGAISQSLTDLAKYMIGRLRPNFLAVCNPDWSRVNCSTYVQLENICRGEGRDVTESRLSFYSGHSSFGMYCMMFLALYVQARLVGKWARLLRPTIQFFLIAFAIYVGYTRVSDYKHHWSDVLAGLLQGALIAVLIVRYVSDFFKHRPPLPCDRQDPERRPSLPLTRSDLEHNHYSYRGTP